The nucleotide sequence CTTACGAGAACCTATggatgctctcctctctccttcgaCTGCTCTGTTGTTCCCGTGACTCTTCCCGTGACTGTTCTGTCCATCCTTCTTCACCTTGCTGCTTCCCAGTGATGAAGAGCTAATCTTCCTCTTCGAATCTTCCTCCTTCAGCTTGGCGGCCTTCTTCCCCGCTCCGTAGCCTTGGAAACGAGAAGAGGAAGAAAGGAAGTCCACGTCGCTGCTGCTTCCTGTTGGGGTGATGACGGCGTCCCAAGGGTCACTGCGGTAGGCCGTGGGTGAAAGATCATGACCTATGGATGAGCCTAAGCTCTTGGGGTCACTGTTGAGACCAAGGGGGTCGGAGGAGACACCCCCTGGTGTGTCCATGATTTCGTCCTGTGTGGGGGTGCCTCCGCTCTCATCCCTGACAGGGGTCCCGTCTACCCCGTCTCCCCCCAGCAGAGGGCTCCCATCCCCCAGGCCCAGACTGAACCCTGGGTTCCCCTGGAGGAAACGATTGATCTTAGACTctaggctgggaggagagacagagcggctagggagagagggaggaggaggaggggaggcctCTCGGTTTTTCTCCCAATCCCtggctcctctgctcctctcaggTGTGTCTCGTTTGAGACTGTTGGTCAGGGGGGGTTTGGTGTTGCTAGGTGTGGTGGGTGTGGGGGGGCCCTTGGCTGCTGAGGAGTCTGGGGAGGCatgggaggagggggcagaggaggaggagctacCAGACCTcagcagagaggacagacctgaggagagagaagagaagatggagagaaacaaagatatggggagagagagagaggaagtggggtGGGTGGAGATAATTACACCAGCAGATACACAAGTTATTCAACATGAAAAGTGCCCCCCAAAACAATTTCAACAGAAGCCTTGCATTTTCTATAAATCTGCCTGTGTGGTTTACTATCTtatgtgtgtctcactctgtgtttGGGTCTTTGACAGGGCGTTGAGGATGCCTTCAGGGGTGACGTTCACTCTGGACAGGATGCTGGCCAGGGCTGGGCTAGGAGGGGTGGGGCCAACTGGGGTTTTGGAGGAAGATGATTGGCCAGAGGGGGTGGTGGGAGTTCCAGGGGAGGGGCGAGACACAGGGCTGGCtgctgagagagacagaaccacacagagagagagaaagagagagagaacaatcttATGTAAACATGTTATAACATTTCTGTACCAGTGTGTCACAGAATCCATATATTAACTCTGCTTATCTTGCCAAGTATAGACACACACCTGTGTTCTTCATGGCTGATGTGATACTGCTCAGTATGGAGCTGATCTTGCCCAGGTCCACATTGGCCAGGTTCATTCCCAGAGGAGCGGTTGGACCGCTAGGACCACTCACGCCCGCGCTCGTAGGGGTGCTGGGGGTCACTGGTGTGGGGGTAGACGAGGCTGCCTTTTTGAGAGGGGATTCGGTGGAGGTTCGAATGAGTGTGACAGGGGCGGGTTTTGCTGCGGTCTTGGAGCTGGTCACCTTGGAAACGGTGGCTGATGACGACTGCTTCTCTGCTGATGGAAACAAGGGGTTAACGTGTTTATTTTGAAAAGGGGTTAGCGTGTTTATTTTGAAAAGGAGTTTGCGTGTTTATTTTGAAAAGGGGTTAACGTGTTTATTTTGAAAAGGGGTTAACGTGTTTATTTTGACAAGGGGTTAGCGTGTTTATTTTGACAAGGGGTTAGCGTGTTTATTTTGACAAGGGGTTAGCGTGTTTATTTTGACAAGGTTTAGTCTCATTGAGAATTCCCTACTGCCATCTCACCTGTGTTGGctgtctccatgtcctcctcagACAGATCCATGTCCTCCACATCTCTGTTGTCCCCCTCTCTCACAACCCCCATGTCCCTCTCATCCATGGCACTCCCATCCAGGTCCGGGTCAAAGCCCAGCCTACCCCCTCGGCCTCCTCCCAGCCCCAGGAAGGGGGAGTCAGAGCCGGTGGGTGAGGGAGCGTCctcagagggggaggggatgggagagtcCTCGGGACCGGGAAGGGAGGACTTGAGGGCATCCAGTTTACGTTTGAGGTTGACCACGCGGTTGGCAAAGGTTTTGTAGGCCTTGAAAATTAGAACCATAGAATTAGATGTATAAGATTTTGATTAGATTATTTATTTGATAGATGATTATCAGATTGATCGCGTGAATGATTGGTTGATACTCACGCTGGCCACGATCTTAACTTCTTTGTATTGCATCTCATAGAAGACGTCTGCATTTCCTAGAGCCTCCAGCAGAGGGGGCCCTACAGGCATCTGGTTCTCCAGGAAACTGACAAACTCCTGCAGCTTCTGACTGCCCTCTTCAAAGTCCTTGGCAAACTTGTTCCCTCCGGCCTTGTCTTGATGGACGGAGGACAAGCGTAAAATAAGTCATTtaaacaagagtacacagaagccagccacaccaatatgTCGGATATAACACCGCAAAGCTGGCGACCGAAGTAATTGTGCATGTGCCCGGCCGCCACAagaagtcgctagagcgcgatgggacaaggatatcccagccggccaaaccctcccctaacccagacgacgctgagccaattgtgcaccgcctcatgggtctctcgGTCGCAGCCGGGCTACGACAcgacccgggatcgaacccggatctgtagtgatgcctctatcACTGTTCAGTGTATTAGACCGCCGCACCACTCAGGAGGGCTACTCTGATTGCTTTGCTttacaatgtgcttaatattaggaaagttgagaaataaatataggaGGCCTAGACTATAGAAAGATGATGGGATTCTCCTCTTTTTATTAGAGGCCATCAAAACTATGttgttttctcacgcaattgaatagcatagcctatagaaatgttgtgcaacatggGCTTATAGGAACATGTACTTTATTCTATGCATCAACCAGCTATGAGCTGACTCTCGCTACACAACAGGTGATCCTATTCCCCTCAAACTCTTAACGccagggctctcatgaagtgttccATTTGATTTTccattgcattgatgtcagagtgatttgAGGGTCAATAGAgcgctgagtaccaggccattagcaagTTTGGTAAGCTACTACTGACTATAGGGGACATCAGAGCGCAGTTTTGGAGACGCCTAGTTACTGTGATtcaacggtcacgtggaatttgactgcagtCATGACGACtcgtgactgccggtgtggcggtaatacggtcaccttAACAGCCCTAGGCATGAACCCTGGCCTTAACCCTGTTTTGACCAGTGACCTTTGAGTCTCTTGAGGGCCTCCGTGCTGCAGACGTCCACTCTGAGAGCTGTCAGCTGggtctccctcatctcctcctcctccaccacccgtTTGAAGCCTGCCAGCTGCTCGATGAACgactggggctggagagagagggggaaggaaagagggagggcgtggggaaggagggaaagagtaTTATTGTGTGCAACTCCATCAAGGGCCAATCATCATTTGAAACAATAAAGCATCATCCCCGCCACTGTttgggtaaaaagctgaggggaTAGGGCTGAAGAAaagtaaccactcaaattcatagacagagctatggatacaaggactgaccatccatgatatcaacattatcgTTTTAACCATGTTTGGAGGCTATATAGTGTACGTTTACatttgttgtttacaaatattggagtaaaacaagcttatatttggggttctgatgggcagttgaactaagctcatgaggcatttataaaagttaaattcttcaagaatcaatgggtacaaaTCATTAATTTATCAAaaccaaaaatgtatgtagtaaCTGCAGATTACCTCTTTAAAAGGGTAAAATCAATTTAGCAGAGGGAAGAAAAAAAATACACTTACTATGAAATCAGCCACAATCTTGGACTTCAGGGCAGCTTTGGGGTTGACTGGGGCTACAGGAcaaaaccacaacacaacacactgacctGTTGACTCATACAGACCCAGAGgttacagaaatagagagagacggcAAAAGGAAAAGAtggtgaggagagaaagaaataggAGCATAGGAGACTGACCTGGCGGGGGAGGAGTCTCTTTagccttctctttctccctctctctctccttcttggccAGGTTGGCTTTGAGCTGAGTGATGAGTTCCTCAGGATAGACATTTCTCTCCTCCCATATAGTGAAGATCCGCTCCACTGACTTACGCACCTTCGGGTCTCTGGCAAGACAGCAGGTCAAAGGGCAAGAGGTTAGAAGGGCACAGATTCAGTCAGCAAGAGATTGGTGGTCAATTTAATCATGGGCTAATCCTAACTTCCACCTAAATCAGATGTTTACTTAGTCTCCCCATTGACAATTAAAACGTGCCTCAAATGGAAGTTAGGATGTGCCTCACAATATTCATATAATCCAGAGCAGTTCACTCACTTGACCATTAGTGCAGCGTTGGGGAGCACCTCAGCGAAGGCTGAGCGGTAGACGATGGCGTTCTTTCTCTTGCAGTTCTGTATTACATCATTGGCAAGATAGAACAGATTCAGGCGGTGGTTGGTGTCCgctgatggagagaaggaggagaggaagacaggggaagaagaagaataggtggaggaggaagagggttagTGGGTCCTCAGAAGCCTGATGTTTAACCACATCAAAAACCTTGACCAGCCTGAGCATAGACCACCCTAGTCCCATGGATGACCTGCCTAACACCCCAGTGGATGACCAGTCTAAACCTAGACCACCCTCGCCCAGTGGATGACCAGCCTAAACCTAGACCGCCCTGTGGATGACCAGCCTAAACCTAGACCGCCCAGTGGATGACCAGCCTAAACCTAGACCGCCCTGTGGATGACCAGCCTAAACCTAAACCGCCCTGTGGATGACCAGCCTAAACCTAGACCGCCCTGTGGATGACCAGCCTAAACCTAGACCGCCCTGTGGATGACCAGCCTAAACCTAGACCGCCCTGTGGATGACCAGCCTAAACCTAGACCGCCCTGTGGATGACCAGCCTAAACCTAGACCGCCCTGTGGAAGACCAGCCTAAACCTAGACCGCCCAGTGGATGACCAGCCTAAACCTAGACTGCCCTGTGGATGACCAGCCTAAACCGCCCAGTGGATGACCAGCCTAAACCTAGACCGCCCTGTGGATGACCAGCCTAAACCTAGACCGCCCTGTGGAAGACCAGCCTAAACCTAGACTGCCCTGTGGAAGACCAGCCTAAACCTAGACCGCCCTGTGGAAGACCAGCCTAAACCTAGACCGCCCTGTGGATGACCAGCCTAAACCTAGACTGCCCTGTGGATGACCAGCCTAAACCTAGACTGCCCTGTGGAAAACCTATTAGCTCATGCATTTGCTAATCAATTCTGGAAATATAGCAAAACCAACCAGTGTCGATGGGAAACTTCACTGAAATGATAAACAATGCAGTGCTTTTACTAAGTGACAGACAGATGTCATGACAAGCTGATATTCACTTTTCTATCTAATGCATAATTAACGCACAGACAAAACATCATTACTGCAGCGCACACTTTTTTCAACTGACAACTTCTCCAACTGAAGCCCTGTGTTACAGGCAAGGCTAAGACATGGAAACCAAATAGGCTTGTCATGCAGGTAAATGGAGTCCAACCTCCCTGAACATATGAAGATGCAACACGGTAGAGTCACAATGTCAATAATCATGTTCAGCACCGCCACCGATTCAGTCATGACACATTGTTTTCAGCAGACGGCGTTGTCACACTCCGACACAAGACAACATTCATGACATTCAcgtcattttaaaaaatgtaaatgactCCATACATTCAAAAGCCTGCACACTCAGAGTTAAGGTATTTCAAAATGACAGCTGATGGAGTAGGGAAAACAGACACAAATCAAACACAGATCAGGTTCTGATGCAGAAAAAGACTAGAAACGGTATGTACGAGTCCCACAATATCAATTAGGGTCATTGAAGCCAGTTGATAAACTGAAAGTGATATTAGCCTATGCCCTACAGCCTCAGCATCTTGTGCAGGACAGCTGTGATGACTAGTGTAAACCAACTAAGTAGGGTATATCTTAGTAAATGGTAACAAAATAAACAGATGCATTACCACTTTGTAACATAAAATAACAATACAGAAGCCTTTCATACATCTCAGTTGAGTCCAAGTGGGGAAAGGTTGTCAAGTCAAAGGAGAGAGAAACGTCCACCCTGACTCCCCATGGGAAGATGCCTTCAGGGAGGACGAGTTGGAAAGTATTCAACCAGGTGAGGAAGAGATTAAGACTAGGCACAGAACAGTAAACAACCAGCTCTATGCTGTCTACAGCACGCAAACCAAACAGTGTGGGCTCCTGAggggcgcagcagtctaaggcactgcatctcagtgcaagaggcgtcactacagtccctggttcgaatccaggctgtatcacattcggccgtgattgggagtcccatagggcagcacacaattggcccagtgtggtccgggtttggccagggtaggcagtcattgtaaataagaacgtgttaactgacttgcctagcacTGTGGATTGAATCGAGCCCCAAGATATCCAATGAATGTAACAATGAGTTCTAATTCATATCCTAAGTTCATTACATGAAACGACTCTTCTTCGAAAAGATCCTAGAGTCAAAAAATAGAACTTGCTGAAGTCTAGGCCTAACTAAGTCTAGGCCTAACTAAGTCTGAGTGGTGGGAAAGGGGAAACAGTTCAAATATCATATAAACAATCACTTTCAATGGCAACAGGGTCTCAGCTTCCTTCCCTGGCCTAAGCTATATTGCAAATCTTCAGTTGAGAATATTGCAGAATGATTATGGACTAGGACATGTGATTGGGTGTAAATGTGGGGCCTTGGATGGAACACCTGTTGCACACACAGGAGTGTGACTGAGCATCACTGTTCTACTACAGCCGACACCGTAGTCTAGGTGGACACAGACCAacggacacagacacactcaggGCCACGTCTGGGGGTTTAAAGTTTCAACCTACAAAGCCAAAGTGATGGGGGGATATTTATAGTTACATATCAGGATATTCTTTTTGATTATATTTCTTACCATTTTGACAATGTGCCAATATTATTGTGGGCTAGTTGGCTGCACCTGCaacaaaactccagtatttttccatAGCTTGCTCTCAATCATTTTAAATAGGGAACCAATTTCAGCACTTATTTCCTTGACTGATCAAAACTTTCTCATGGTCCTCTAATGCCTCTGCAGcggacatatggtgagcaatatctTTGGAAAATGAAAACGCAATAAAATCTTAGTATCAAAATCACAATACGCATAGTATCGGCGCCAAAGTATGgcgataatatggtattgtgaggtACCTGGCAATTTGGCCAGGCAGACGGCGATGCCACGTGAACCATCAGTTAGCAATCATGATGCATGTCAACAGGCATTACAACAGCATTAGGCTTAGTGTACCTCTAAGAGGGACAGCCCATTTGCAGAAATTGGTTCCTCCTGACCCAACACAGAACTCCCTGACCTAGTACAAGCCAGCCAGGACCAGATATTTTGGGTACCTAATTAGCACGCTTTAAGCCTTCCAAACCAAACTGCGATGAACTCAAGTTGTAGTAGTAAAATATGTACCACTACCTGCACCAGCTCAGGTACAGTAGGATTCATTTTGCAAGTGGAAAAAAGGTATGTGTTCAGAAACAGAACATCACATAGGCCCCTCCCTACTGCTGTAAACAAACACGTATATGTTTTCTCAATCTCATAGCAGAAACACATGACCGAGATTAACCAACAGTTAGTTATTTCCAGTTGGTCATGCAACACATTACAACAGTATTTTCTCTGGAATATTGTTTTTGCATTGGGGGAGACCCAATAAGATAGTTAAAATGATTAACTATTATTTAACATATTTGACCATGCATATAGCGTATCAGATCAGGTATGCTATTAGCATTAAGCATTATCACCTGTAGCCCAACAGATGCAGCATAGAGGCTATAAATAAATAGGCTGAAGCATGGGGTTGCTTATCTGCATTTACCCTATTGGGCTGATCGTGAGCTAGATCCCAAATGTGATCTTTTAACTAGTTAGCATCCTATTAGTAAAACGTATGTCTCAAAAAATGTGCATAAATAGTGAATATAATGTAGCCCTGCCTaccggttagggttagggtaactTGGGGTATTCCGCCACCCGGGGTAACGCAAACCCCCTGCCTCTACTTCTCACCGAAACCACTTCATGTCACACCCCCCACACTTTCCCTTGTTGCCACTGCTCTTCCTCAACTAAAATTTGTTCCAGCACATTTTGTTTTGTCACCCCCCAAAAACAAGCGGAAGGGTGGTGTTTCACCCCAAGGTACCTTGCAATGGACTGTTAcatttaccccactctcccctatacTCTCACAGCAAATTACAGTGATAATGTGCTTAACCATGATGCTGCTAAAAACCTCTGTGGTGCAGTTGGCACATATTCAGGAGTTAAGAAATAAATCAAGTAGAAATGGAAAGCTGACAACACCCTCTTTTTAACAAAGGCCATTAAAACTGCTTTTCCCTGCGATCGCAAGAATTGTAGTGCATCCATGTCAGATTGCTATAGGGAGGGAAACCTGTACTCATAACATGAATGAATCTCAAGAGGGAAATATATTAACTATTCAGTTATCTGATTTGTCTAGCATTACATTTTGTTTGCAGGGGAAAAATAAATGTTGACTGGACTGTTCTAGCATTAAAGTGTGCCTCGACAGAAATATTTATGTTTCATATTTTTGGGGCGTGACGGCAATGATCTTGCCGTGGCGCAGCGCCACAGTTAAATGAGTGCAGTGGAAACACTGCATTACAACACAACCCTAGGAACGGAACCGTTAACACGGACATCCAACATACCGGGAAAATTAAAACATTTGAGTTGAAAGTTTAACCTGGACAACGAAGCCTACAACTCACCAACTTTATCTTTGGTTGACTGAGTTCAAAAGCTAGTTTGAATGTTTGAGGACATCATAGATAAAGCACAGCACCATAGACAATATATATACATGTGGTTGAGccaaagacagggacagagagagatgggaacacATGCAACCGTGCAAATGTTTAGTCTACTGCAGTGCAATTCATTTTTAATTAAAGAAAACTGCTCAGGGAAATGAAAGCATTGAAAACCAGCTAAACCTTTATAGCTGGAGGCAAGGAAAGTGGACAACATCCGTTTCCATAAACAACAAAACACTGGCATATCTATTTCCATGACATATCACACCACGCACTTCATTAAATAACCCCTCAAAAACACAATGAATGACAGTCAAAGTTTAGGTGTAGGCCTACTCTAGCTAGCTAAGAATTTAACCCCAGTGTTTGACAAATATAAATAGCTATGCCAAACACTGGAGTTAAAATCTTAGCTAGGCCTACCCAGGGGCATTGTGAGGGATTGGCCACCCTTAGTGTCCCGCCATTCTCATTGGGTCAGAGCGCTGTCAATCTGGCTCAGATTGGAGTTAGGACTGGGTTTGTTCTGGCGGGAAAGCTGtttgattggctggctggcttttTTGGGACGACAGAGCCCAGCATGACTTCTCTCAGTTGAGTTGATGAAAGCAGTGCAGAGGTGGAAAATTGctaggtaactgctgtttgaCAGCAAACTAAACTAGTTTCCCAGTGTATAGCCAGTGTAGCTGTTTATTGCTGTAGACTATGGCATGTGTTTGTTCTAGAATGTTATGCATGTCccttattgactgaggtgaataaAACTACAGCAGCCAAAGTGATAATGGCTGGAGTTATTTTTGCCATTCCCCAAATAGCATTTTAGACCTTTTAAATTGTATTGAAACATGCATCTTAAACTTTAACAAATGTCTTGGATGGGGGAGTTACCACTGGACATGGTGGTAGTATCGAACTTGAATATGGATgacttcaaatgtatttattttaatacatttgggcagataCAAATTAACAGTTGAAACAGCAGAGGTGGCAACAAGTTTCAGAGTGGGAAGGCAGATATTTTCCACTGGGCCTAGAGTTCTTCCTGATCTGATAACCTAACCAGGTAAAACACCAGACCTTATGACAGTGATTAATCAGTTGTAAAAAGGTTTTATATGGACTATACTGGGACCAGTTTTTCTAATCAGGTCAgaaaactcctggccctggggAGGATGAAAACCCCGTCAGACTGCAGCAACCTTGTACTTGTTCATATGAATTATGTTTTAAAACACAGACGGAGACCACTATGAATGGACAATAGAACTCCGGGCTGAGGTTGCTTTATACAGGTTTGTATCATGTAGACCTATGCAACTGTAGATGGTAATAAAAACGAACTCTTATGTAATCACTATTGTGTTGACCAATTATTTCCAGTTAACCACTTTGGATTGAAAAAGTCTAGGTAGCCTAGCCAGCACAAGTATGAATACAAATCCAACTTGATCACATGTTCTCCTAATGCAAACAAATGGGCCATAAATACAGAACAGCTTAGTTTATCCTGGCCAGGGGGATAGGGCGCATAGTAGGCTGTGTGTTGTTAGTAGCCCACAGATTATCAGACTGAGAAATCGTCTCGTTTTCACATACAGCATACCAGAACGCTAATGTTTAGGTGTAGGATGCTGCAAAAATTCGCAGCCTCTTTAAGAGGTTAAGagtttttgcttgtgtctgtcGGGGCTGATGTGCTATCACATTTACTAAATAAATAGACCTAAGCAGGAAAGTGCTGAGCGCTTTGCGCCTTGTGCACGGCCTGTGATCTCCctaatctgattggtcaagaCACACACAGAACATGCAGCGATCCGATGTGCAGGACAGCAACTGTGTGAGAGTTGACGAATCATGAGGAAAatatgccccccccccaaaaaaaacacgtACTTTGTTCCTCTCTTGAATGCTTTTGTCGATATTATGTATTAAACTAAACCAGCTAGCCACCCGTTTTGCCGGTGGGTCTGACACAGTTATACAATACAATGCGTCGTATTTTAAGCCAATTTAACGCTTTTTGTTATACAATTTGCTAATGTCCCATGACCACACGACTGGTGTTGCCCCCCCTCTTTGCCACCCCGTTAAAACAACAATACAATTGACCCTGGGCCTAACCCAGATTTCTTCCTAAAGTCCGGTTTTTCAGCCCATTTACTTACCCAGCAACATGTATCACCTATGCTCTGTCAACACTACCCCCATTTTAACTCTAGTTCAAACACATTTGATagtttggctagctagctaattaccTGGCTCCTCTGCAGTTCTGCAAAAACATAGCGCGTGCGATGCGCACAAAACAGGCGCAATGTCGAACCATGTGTAGACAGGTCAGGTTCGAGCAAACTAAATTGATCACACTCGCTAGATAACGTTAATATACATAACGATTTGTTGAACTGCAGCTACTGGTAGGCACTAccttactacactaccttactatAACTAGTTGGTTACATTAGCTTGCAAGGCAGCTAACTATAAGTACACATCTTATGTTAGCTTTGCATGAACTTTATGGAGTCAACATTAAGTCGGTAACACATTAGGAACATAATTGATTAGCTAACGTGTGTATAGTAGCAGGGAAGTAAGCTAACGAAtgacaagctaacgttagctactcaCATTTCTTGAGCCACTTCATCCAGTACCGAACGATAAGGCTGTGATACTTTTTATTTTCAATGCACCAGGTCGACAGTCCCTGTATAGACTCCATAGTGTTGGATACTCCTTGGAATCTGCGGTCCAGGGTGGCCTCCAAAGCGCCGCGGCCACCATGGCCGCTAACAGCTCCAGAACCCGCCGCCATTTTTCCAGTCCTCTCTGGTACTGCAGACATGGACACCGCAATGAGTCATGAAGGTAGCAAAAGTGTGACAGACGGGCGAGAGGAGACACGCCCCCTACAGATCTAGAGTAATTCTGAAAACTGGCAACACCAACAGTTTGACCAATATTTGCAAACCGAAAGGGACCTGCCTGTATGTTTAAAGTTGGTTGCATCCAATCGCAAGCATTATAAAATGTCACCTCTCACTGTTACAAATCCAAT is from Oncorhynchus gorbuscha isolate QuinsamMale2020 ecotype Even-year linkage group LG19, OgorEven_v1.0, whole genome shotgun sequence and encodes:
- the LOC124005805 gene encoding regulation of nuclear pre-mRNA domain-containing protein 2-like gives rise to the protein MSAVPERTGKMAAGSGAVSGHGGRGALEATLDRRFQGVSNTMESIQGLSTWCIENKKYHSLIVRYWMKWLKKSDTNHRLNLFYLANDVIQNCKRKNAIVYRSAFAEVLPNAALMVKDPKVRKSVERIFTIWEERNVYPEELITQLKANLAKKEREREKEKAKETPPPPAPVNPKAALKSKIVADFIPQSFIEQLAGFKRVVEEEEMRETQLTALRVDVCSTEALKRLKDKAGGNKFAKDFEEGSQKLQEFVSFLENQMPVGPPLLEALGNADVFYEMQYKEVKIVASAYKTFANRVVNLKRKLDALKSSLPGPEDSPIPSPSEDAPSPTGSDSPFLGLGGGRGGRLGFDPDLDGSAMDERDMGVVREGDNRDVEDMDLSEEDMETANTAEKQSSSATVSKVTSSKTAAKPAPVTLIRTSTESPLKKAASSTPTPVTPSTPTSAGVSGPSGPTAPLGMNLANVDLGKISSILSSITSAMKNTAASPVSRPSPGTPTTPSGQSSSSKTPVGPTPPSPALASILSRVNVTPEGILNALSKTQTQSLSSLLRSGSSSSSAPSSHASPDSSAAKGPPTPTTPSNTKPPLTNSLKRDTPERSRGARDWEKNREASPPPPPSLPSRSVSPPSLESKINRFLQGNPGFSLGLGDGSPLLGGDGVDGTPVRDESGGTPTQDEIMDTPGGVSSDPLGLNSDPKSLGSSIGHDLSPTAYRSDPWDAVITPTGSSSDVDFLSSSSRFQGYGAGKKAAKLKEEDSKRKISSSSLGSSKVKKDGQNSHGKSHGNNRAVEGERRASIGSRKTSSGSEEGGMSGTRGGEDGGGSSDGEGAVPPYRDAGVALHRGSTFPITGGLLKPPANRRAHPDGGKYPGDWTRAASRGWRRGEARWRDVV